The nucleotide window ACTGGACCGGCCGGACAGGTACTTGAGACCGATGAACCTCTGGTGGGTGAGAGCTGGCGCCATGGTAACGTTGTGCTGGCATGGGATTCTGTGCTGCACAATGCCTTTGATCTTCACGATGGGCATAATGTGGTGTTTCATGAGTTTGCCCACCAGCTTGATGAAGAGGACGGAACGGCCAATGGGGCACCCGTACTGCCAAATCGGGGCATGTATGGCGCCTGGGCCCGGATATTGGGGGCTGATTATGCCGAGTTGGTACGGGAAGCTGAGGATGGGCGCCCATCATTTCTTGATCAGTACGGGGCTACGAATCCCGCCGAGTTCTTCGCCGTCGCCACTGAGGCGTTCTTTGAGACTCCCGTTAAGCTTCGTGCTAGCCATCCCCTGTTGTACGCGGAGTTGATGCTCTACTATCAACAGGATCCGGCGGCGAGCAGGTAATTTATCCATCTAAGGATCATGTATCGGTGCTCAGATGGTGGAATAGATCTTGGAGAGCGCCGAGACTGACGCCGTAGAGCGCGATCTTGCGCTGATGATCGGAGGTCACGTAAATACCGGTTAGCTGATTATCCGCCGTCAGCCAAGGCTCGAAAACGCAATTTTGCAGCACTTGATGGCATAGAAATATGGGGTCATGCTGCACAGGACGAGCGGCGTCCAGGTCGTAACGGATTCGCAGCGGTTCGTCGCCGAGCTGATTGCGGCATTGGTTGGTTTGGCGTACAAGAATGCCAAGAACAGCTTCACCCTTCCCGGTCTGGGCAAACTGGTGCTGGTGAATCGTAAGGCGCGCATGGGCCGCAATCCTGCGACGGGCGAGACGATCAAGATCAAGGCCAAGCGCGTGGTGAAGTTCCGCGTCGCCAAGGCCGCGAAGGATGCGATCCTGGGCTAATTGAATCCATGATTCAGAAGGCCGCTGCCGAAAGGTTGGCGGCCTTTTTTATTGTTCGTTTTCTGTTTCGGTGGGCAGATCAGTAAGCATCTGCTGTTCACGAACAAGTTCGGCACGGAGTTCATCCTCAGTGGGTAGGATAAGCTTGTATTTAGTGGCGAAGAGCTGTTCGTTACCGTGAAGGACTGAATATCGGACGACGTACATATCCATCTGGCCCACGTCTTGATGGGTGAGCTCACTGGTTTTAAGATCAAATGAAGTCGCGGGGTGTGACGGGAAGTGTGGCGAGATTTGCTTTGGCCTCTTCCTTGACTGGTTGACGATCCTTACTGGCCAGAAGGCGTTCATAATAGAGCGTGCCGATCTGTACCACATCCACCGCACGCGCTGGCCAAAAATTTAATCTGACGGACATCATCTGTACACCATCAGACGGCATACTGTCCAAAGATAACGAGAGTGAAAGAATCGCAGCGCCTATGAAATCCGATATACCCCTATCGACGGAAAGATGATTTTGCCTTGCCGGGGCGCCCATACTGCTGCGCCGCCGCCATGGCGATCCGGTTCCATCGGAAGACCCCCACGACCTGGGAAATTCCTGAGACGGATACGAAACGGGTTAACGGGAAACTGGTTTTCAGATCAGTGTGAGCTGTGAGCCGATGAGGGATCGGTCGGCCGAAGCTGGCTCTTATCCTCAGCAGGCGCCGCCGATTATCTGGGCATCACCTCACGGGAACTAAAGGGGTTGCGTGCGCGTAAGGCGCTTCCCTTCTACCGCATTGGGCATCGTACTGTGACGTACAGCCCAAAGGACCTCGATGCTTTTCTTGAGAAGTGCCGGGTCGCAGCAGCGGCTTGAACCGTAGGGGTGGGGGAGGCGACTCCTCTGCCCATTTTTTTTATTACGCCTTGGTGAAAATCGGACTATTGAATCCATCGCTGCGCTCTTTGAAGCCCATTCTAGAGTTGTCAGGTTCCTGAATACAATACTGGCTTCAGGATAGATTCGGGGATGGTGATTGGGCGTAATCTGAGGTGTCGGTATGTTTCCAGAATGAGCGCGGAAAATCCAGGGGACATTATGGGGACATTATTGGTCGAGATTTTTGGGGTATTTGACGTACTTATGGAGCATTACGGGTTTTGAAGAAAACCCCAACGAAAGCCACTCAAACCCTTGATTCTATTGGGGTTTAAGTGGTAGAAGTGCAGGGATTCGAACCCTGGACCCGATGATTAAGAGTCATCTGCTCTACCAACTGAGCTACACTTCCATGATGACCGGTTCGTAAACCGAACCGGTACAAAAAAATGGAGCGAGCGAAGGGATTCGAACCCTCGACAATCACCTTGGCAAGGTGACACTCTACCAACTGAGTTACGCTCGCGTAAGAAAACGTGTGGGAATCTATCAGTTCCCACGATTGATTCAACCTTTATTTATTGTCACTGTAAAAAAGACTTTTCAAGCTTGGGTTCAGTCCGCTTTTTAATAAGGTCAATTGTGGCTCTGGTGATCACATCGAGTTCAACTTTTCCAGTGTTCCAAACCATGTCGTAGAGCATGGGATCATCAATGTCGCGGTGAAAGAAAAGCTTAATCAGCTTCTTCCGGTCATCGTCTTGTTTGTGGATGAGTTCTCTCGCATCTTCCTTGTTTATTTTGAAGCGCTTCATCATCCAGACGAGGCGATGGGCTTCCGGAGCAACCAGACGTATGTGAATTCCCTGCGGGAGATCTGCCGTGATGAGTGAGCCGCCGCGTCCGACGATAATTACTTTTCCAATCAATGCCAGCATGCGCACGACTTTGAAGGTAGTCTTATAGAGTGTGTGTTGCTCGGATTTCCCTGTATACAGGCTTTCGACAAAGTCATTGAATTGGGAACGATATTTTTCAGCCAGTAAGACCTCCATGTCTTTTTGCAAAAGGGGATCACGGGCTACTAATTCACAGAGCTCCCTGTCAAATACGTGCCATCCTTCAAACAGCGGGTTGTCACGATGCTTTAGAAATTCGGTAAGGATCACATAGGATAACAAGTGTCCTCCAGCTCCAGACTGGCGGGACACAGTGACGAAGGGAAACCCGTATTCGGGGAAATCATCAAAATCTCGTTTTTCACTTAGGAACTTTTGGATCAACTGTAAGTGTTTCATGATCTTATCTCCTCTACATCAGTATTATTGGTTGATGGTGACGGGCCGTCAAATAAAAAGAATGATAACCTCGTCTTGCCTTCAGGTTTGAGGCCATGTATTCTCCCGCCATGCTTCAGACGCTACGAGTAAGAAATCTAGCTTTGGTAGAGGATATATCCGTCGAATTCAAGCCTGGCTTGAATGTCATTACCGGTGAAACTGGCGCTGGAAAGTCGGTTATCATTGGTGCATTGGGTCTCTTGCTGGGAGAGCGGGCCGATAAAAGCCTCATCAGGGCTGGTGCCGATCAATGCCTCGCCGAAGCGGTTTTTCAGCTTAGTGATTCAGCCGCAGTGGATGCCATTCTTGATGAGGTTGGACTACCTCCCTGTGAGGCTGGGCAGCTCCTTGTCCGGCGAACCCTGCTCGCTTCGGGTGTCGGCAAAAACTTCATTAACGACAGCTCTACAACCAGCCAGGT belongs to bacterium and includes:
- a CDS encoding M90 family metallopeptidase, with the translated sequence MFGLVHRRRQRLMVQPFTAEWASIIQRNVPFYSRLSPEDQRELQGHIQIFLSEKRFEGCADLTITDEIRVTIATYACVLLLHRTTDYYPLLVTILVYPHTFFVSRYQTGPAGQVLETDEPLVGESWRHGNVVLAWDSVLHNAFDLHDGHNVVFHEFAHQLDEEDGTANGAPVLPNRGMYGAWARILGADYAELVREAEDGRPSFLDQYGATNPAEFFAVATEAFFETPVKLRASHPLLYAELMLYYQQDPAASR
- a CDS encoding HU family DNA-binding protein, with the translated sequence MLHRTSGVQVVTDSQRFVAELIAALVGLAYKNAKNSFTLPGLGKLVLVNRKARMGRNPATGETIKIKAKRVVKFRVAKAAKDAILG
- a CDS encoding cytidylate kinase-like family protein — translated: MKHLQLIQKFLSEKRDFDDFPEYGFPFVTVSRQSGAGGHLLSYVILTEFLKHRDNPLFEGWHVFDRELCELVARDPLLQKDMEVLLAEKYRSQFNDFVESLYTGKSEQHTLYKTTFKVVRMLALIGKVIIVGRGGSLITADLPQGIHIRLVAPEAHRLVWMMKRFKINKEDARELIHKQDDDRKKLIKLFFHRDIDDPMLYDMVWNTGKVELDVITRATIDLIKKRTEPKLEKSFLQ